A window of the Dioscorea cayenensis subsp. rotundata cultivar TDr96_F1 chromosome 14, TDr96_F1_v2_PseudoChromosome.rev07_lg8_w22 25.fasta, whole genome shotgun sequence genome harbors these coding sequences:
- the LOC120276465 gene encoding uncharacterized protein LOC120276465, giving the protein MERAKDKEQEEPQAQQHRMSDMKPVTKEAYGGGMYGKDDDEKKPEKQLRPRASETQCADGPEEATVEPKHQPPPSTGDRDLDITGQSYIQ; this is encoded by the coding sequence ATGGAACGAGCTAAAGACAAGGAGCAGGAGGAGCCTCAGGCTCAGCAACACCGAATGTCAGATATGAAGCCAGTGACTAAAGAAGCTTACGGAGGTGGTATGTATGGTaaggatgatgatgagaagaagcCGGAGAAGCAGCTCCGACCTCGTGCAAGCGAGACCCAGTGCGCGGATGGACCCGAAGAGGCAACAGTGGAACCCAAGCACCAACCTCCTCCATCGACGGGTGACCGCGATCTTGATATCACCGGCCAGTCTTACATTCAGTAG
- the LOC120276135 gene encoding uncharacterized protein LOC120276135, with product MVMAQLGVFITNKVCWNAKNLVLKKIEAKFIEDFKVLNNYSLELKMTNPGSTVIVVVERNNPTELPVFQKIYICLSDAKEGFLASCRKLVGLDGCFLKGLLKGQLLVAVGRHGNNQMFPVAWTIVQKETSEAWSWFLEHLRSTSLSEMQKQLDQTRKLKGGDKAVDELLEKWPIQGWCKAFFSEVIKCEAIDNNMCEVFNGVILDERGKPVIFMLEDLRQYVISRIAVKREYANKWKGNYGPNIVAKLEKEKQKWNKTGIPYQHAMAAIAFKGEDPVNYLAHWFSKETYLKAYESLVSPTMRSTKIVTAATKKNQDKEVEQLTTASFVFPELSMQQSITSPATKDKSNP from the exons ATGGTGATGGCACAGTTGGGTGTTTTCATAACCAACAAGGTTTGCTGGAATGCCAAGAATTTGGtgcttaaaaaaattgaagccaAGTTCATCGAGGACTTTAAAGTACTAAATAATTATTCACTTGAGTTGAAGATGACAAACCCAGGTAGCACTGTAATTGTTGTGGTGGAAAGAAACAATCCAACTGAGCTACCTGTATTCCAGAAAATTTATATCTGCCTCAGTGATGCTAAAGAAGGGTTTTTAGCTAGTTGTAGGAAGCTTGTTGGTTTAGATGGTTGTTTTCTTAAAGGGTTGCTTAAAGGACAATTACTTGTTGCTGTTGGGAGACATGGAAACAACCAGATGTTTCCAGTGGCATGGACAATAGTTCAGAAAGAGACAAGTGAAGCATGGTCCTGGTTTCTTGAACATTTGAG GTCAACAAGCCTCTCTGAGATGCAGAAGCAATTGGACCAAACGAGAAAACTAAAGGGAGGAGACAAAGCTGTGGATGAACTACTAGAAAAATGGCCTATTCAAGGTTGGTGCAAGGCCTTTTTCTCAGAGGTAATTAAATGCGAGGCAATTGACAACAACATGTGTGAGGTTTTTAATGGTGTAATCCTAGATGAAAGGGGCAAACCAGTGATTTTTATGCTTGAAGACTTAAGACAGTATGTTATTTCAAGGATTGCAGTGAAGAGAGAATATGCCAATAAGTGGAAAGGGAATTATGGACCTAATATTGTTGCCAAGcttgagaaagaaaaacaaaa GTGGAACAAAACAGGCATACCATACCAACATGCAATGGCTGCCATTGCCTTTAAAGGAGAAGACCCAGTTAATTACCTTGCTCATTGGTTTAGTAAGGAGACATACTTAAAAGCATATGAATCCCTTGTCAGCCCA ACAATGAGGAGTACAAAAATTGTTACTGCAGCtacaaagaaaaaccaagatAAAGAAGTTGAACAACTGACCACTGCATCATTTGTGTTTCCAGAACTCTCTATGCAACAAAGCATAACATCTCCAGCAACCAAAGACAAGTCTAATCCTTGA